GAGGATTTCTACCAGGGTGCCGGCAACGGGGGAAGGAATTTCGGTGTCGACCTTGTCGGTGGAGACTTCGAGTAGTGGTTCGTCTACCTCGACGGTGTCGCCGACGGACTTGAGCCACTGGGTGATGGTGCCTTCGGTGACGGATTCGCCGAGCTCTGGCATTTCGACATCGGTGGTCTCGCCGGAAGCCTTGGAGCTGGAGCCGGACTTCTTCTCGTCCTTGTCTTCCTTCTCCTCGGACTTGGATTCTTCCTTGTCCTCAGATTTGTCATCGTCGGAGTCGTCAGAGTCATCGGAAGAGGAATCAGCCTCGTCTTCATCACCGATGAGTGCGATGACCTCGCCGACCTCGATGGTGTCGTCTTCTTCGGCCTTGATTTCTAGGATGGTGCCTGCAACGGGGGAGGGGATTTCGGTGTCGACCTTGTCGGTGGAGACCTCGAGCAAAGGCTCGTCCACCTCGACGGTGTCGCCGACGGACTTAAGCCACTGGGTAATGGTGCCTTCGGTTACGGACTCGCCCAGCTCGGGCATCTCAACGGAGTTCGCCATGAGTTTTAAGACTCCTCGAAAAGTTGGAAGTATTCTATCGCTACCGCACAATCTTACAGCGTGATGACCGTCATCGTGCAGTAGTGGGGTTAGTAATACCCTCCATGCGGGTAAACTAGTGGGTTATGTTCAACCTCTTCCGCCGCAATAAGTCCCGATCGCCACTGCGACCGCCCCGCGGTCCGGGAGAAACTATCCGCCCAGAAGACGAACAAGAACTCAAAATGTGGGCCGCCGATAAGGCTTTTATTGAGGCATTTATCGAGCCAGAGACCGTGGTCAATGAAATGTCCGTGGTCGTTGTGGATGAAAAGGGTGAGTTTATTCGCCGACGCATCGGCGGGCCGAAGGGGATTGACGCGGTAGGAAAACTATTGCAGTGCGACGTTTTTGATGTCGAAGAAACCGGGTACCCCCAACGCATGCGCGAGCGCATGGAACGCCAACGTATCTTGCGTAAAAGGGAAGAACAGCGCCTTCGCCGCGCGCGCTTTGAGCGCGGCGAAAACCCTGATTCGGGGCAGGACTTAAGTTAATCGGCCTAGACGATGGTGGCGCCGGCCTTTTCTAACTTAGCCAAGGCGGCATCCCCGCGGTCCGGATCAACGGGAGAGCAATACTCGCTTAAGACGCGGACGGAAAAGCCTTCCTTTAAAGCATCCGCCGCGGTTGCCTGCACGCAGTGATCCGTGGCAATGCCGACGATATCTACTGCGTCGATATCGTGCTCGCGCAGCCACTCCGCCAGCAAAACGCCGTGTGCCGCGCCCTCGAATCCGGAATACGCGGCGGTGTATTCGCCCTTTCGGAAATATGCTTGCGCAGGACCGATCGTCTCGTGCATCTGCGCCCCATAGGAATCGGCGACGCAGTGCACCGGCCAAGAATCGATAAAATCCGGGTCCTTAGCAAAGTGGGAACCCGGATCGATGTGCCAGTCCTGCGTGGCAACGACGGTGTCATACTCGGTCTGCAAAGAAGAGATCTTCTCTGCAACCTCGTTGCCGCGATCGGTGCCAAGCGCGCCGCCTGGGCAAAAATCGTGTTGGACATCAACGATGATTAAAGCAGTGTTCATAACTCCGCCATTTTATGCTCAGGCGGCTGCGCGGGGTATTACTTTGATTCAGCAATCTCGCGCAGGGCAGCAATGACGGTGCGGGTGGGAACGCCCGTACCCATCTTTGGCGTATAGCCATAAGCGCCGGTGGTATTGAAGGAAGGCCCAGCGACATCGATATGTGCCCATTCGATGCCCTCGCCCACGAACTGCTTTAAGTAGGTGCCGGCGTATTCCATGCCTCCCTCGCGCTTGGCGTTGATATTGCGGATATCGGCGCTGGCGGA
This is a stretch of genomic DNA from Corynebacterium accolens. It encodes these proteins:
- a CDS encoding isochorismatase family protein; this encodes MNTALIIVDVQHDFCPGGALGTDRGNEVAEKISSLQTEYDTVVATQDWHIDPGSHFAKDPDFIDSWPVHCVADSYGAQMHETIGPAQAYFRKGEYTAAYSGFEGAAHGVLLAEWLREHDIDAVDIVGIATDHCVQATAADALKEGFSVRVLSEYCSPVDPDRGDAALAKLEKAGATIV